The Saprospiraceae bacterium genome contains the following window.
AACGTCATGGTCGCTCTAAAATTATTGGTGATCTTTTTAGTGATTGCTGTGGGTGCCTTGTACATTCAGGCAGGAAACTGGATGCCCTTAAATTCAGAAGGCCATCCTTCATTTTTACCCAACGGCTTTAGTGGGGTGATGAGTGCGGTCAGTGGGGTATTTTTTGCATACATTGGATTTGATGCGATCAGTGTTTTTGCGGAAGAAAGCAAAAATCCTCAACGGGACTTACCAAAAGGAATGATTTATTCGCTGGTCATTTGCACGGTCATTTATATCTTACTTGCACTTGTATTGACCGGTGTTTTAGATTACAGACAATTTGATGGCGTTGGAGATCCTTTGGCATTTATTTTTGAAATGAAGCACAATGCGTGGATGCAATTAATTGTCTCATTTATAGCTGTAATAGCAATGACCAGTGTGTTATTGGTTTTTCAAATGGGTCAACCACGGATCTGGATGAGCATGAGTCGTGATGGATTGTTGCCTCCTGCTTTCAAAAAAATTCATCCACGATATCTTACCCCTTCGTTTTCAACAGTCGTTACTGGTTTGGTTGTAGGTATTCCTATACTTTTTACTGATAAAACGTTTGTATTGGATTTTACAAGCATTGCAACTTTATTTGCATTTGCCCTTGTTTGTGGTGGAATTTTACTCATTCCAAGAAAAGAAAAAATTGCAGGTAGATTTCAATTAAAATACATCAATGGCAAATTTGTATTTCCTGTGATGGTTCTATTCACATTTTTTATCATTAATTTTCTATTTCCAGATTATTTTAAAAACCTTTTTGTTTTGGATGGCAACGAAGAAACCTTAAAAATTTCGAGCATAATTTTTTGGTGTTTACTATTAATTCTCTCAGGTTTGGCATATGTGAAAAATTTATCCCTGATCCCTTTACTTGGAGTTTCCAGTTGTTCGTATTTACTAACTGGAATGACGGCAAATAACTGGGCTTGGTTCGTTTGTTGGTTATTGATTGGCTTGATTATCTATTTTTATTACGGGATGAGAAAAAGTCGTCTCAATTAATAACAATAAATAAATTCTATTTGAATCGGATTTAGGCTAGAAAATCTCAATTTCAAATTTTTCTGAATTTATAAAAAAAAACTTATATCAAGATTGTTAGCAAAACCATTCTTTTTTAACTGGCAAAGAATATACTCTTTAAGCACGTTACAGGGCTCCAAAAAATAAAAAACCGGTGTTTACATTTAAACACCGGTTTTTAAGTAGTAGGTAAAATTCTTATGTGTTTCTAAGTATTTAAAATTTACTAATGATCAACATCTCAATACGATTGTTAAGCATTTGACCGTCAAACGTCTTATTGTTTGCAACTGGATATTTTTCACCAAAGGATTTAATTTGAATTCTATCGGTTGCAATTCCTGCAGCTACCAATTGATTTTGAATAGCTTTTGCTCGCTTTTCTGCCAGGATTTCATTTGCCTTTTCATCACCAATATCATCTGTATAGGCCATTAACCTAACTTTTAAATTGGGAAAACT
Protein-coding sequences here:
- a CDS encoding amino acid permease; this encodes MLEKLFRKKSMASFLEASHTNSLHKVLTVQDLTALGIAAIIGAGSFSSLGEACFKGGPGVVLLFIITGIACGFTALCYAEFASRLPVAGSAYTYAYVSFGELAAWIIGWALLMEYSIGNIYVAFSWSDYFTSLLQRLHIHIPEYLTCSYLEAKKAFANQSTNAELIAAWNHAPMFGSLRIILDLPALIINVLITILVYIGVKESRNFSNVMVALKLLVIFLVIAVGALYIQAGNWMPLNSEGHPSFLPNGFSGVMSAVSGVFFAYIGFDAISVFAEESKNPQRDLPKGMIYSLVICTVIYILLALVLTGVLDYRQFDGVGDPLAFIFEMKHNAWMQLIVSFIAVIAMTSVLLVFQMGQPRIWMSMSRDGLLPPAFKKIHPRYLTPSFSTVVTGLVVGIPILFTDKTFVLDFTSIATLFAFALVCGGILLIPRKEKIAGRFQLKYINGKFVFPVMVLFTFFIINFLFPDYFKNLFVLDGNEETLKISSIIFWCLLLILSGLAYVKNLSLIPLLGVSSCSYLLTGMTANNWAWFVCWLLIGLIIYFYYGMRKSRLN